The following proteins are encoded in a genomic region of Elgaria multicarinata webbii isolate HBS135686 ecotype San Diego chromosome 16, rElgMul1.1.pri, whole genome shotgun sequence:
- the CIB1 gene encoding calcium and integrin-binding protein 1 yields the protein MGVSGSRLPRDLLGEYQELTFLSKQEILLAHRRFSELLSKEARDQAFMARVAKSKILTLPELRANPFRHRICRVFSTAEDGGGSMSFEDFLDMLSVFSDSATPEIKSHYAFRIFDFDDDGTLDKKDLENLVNCLTGEGEDSRLNSVEMDQLIQNILEESDIDKDGTINLSEFQHIISRSPDFTSSFKIVL from the exons ATGGGGGTCTCCGGCAGTCGCCTCCCCCGGGATCTGCTGGGAGAGTACCAG GAGCTGACCTTCCTGAGCAAACAGGAGATCCTGCT GGCTCACAGACGGTTCAGTGAACTTCTGTCCAAGGAGGCGCGGGACCAGGCTTTCATGGCAAGGGTCGCCAAGAGCAAGATCCTCACGCTCCCGGAGCTGCGG GCAAACCCCTTCCGGCACCGGATCTGCCGTGTCTTCTCTACAGCTGAGGATGGAGGGGGAAGCATGTCCTTTGAGGATTTTCTTGACATGCTGAGCGTCTTTAGCGACTCTGCTACACCAGAGATCAAATCACACTATGCCTTCCGCATCTTTG ATTTTGATGATGATGGAACTCTAGACAAGAAAgatttggagaacctggtaaacTGCCTGACTGGGGAAGGAGAAGACAGCAGGTTGAACTCCGTGGAGATGGACCAGCTCATCCAGAAC ATCTTAGAGGAGTCGGATATAGACAAAGATGGGACCATCAACCTGTCTGAATTCCAGCACATAATTTCCCGGTCACCGGACTTCACCAG TTCCTTCAAAATTGTGCTCTGA
- the GDPGP1 gene encoding GDP-D-glucose phosphorylase 1, with translation MREAGQRQPGLEAPQSIGSIWSPPSGSTQKPAAEPQAVSSMAMGLGTTSQDPLSPQSQDGPALSSAEVFVYDEGDFVLHGAEWQGNGLCGLARGPLSRFDRALQLGWKDRLNRGLFRYHLGELQTRILPGTVGFVAQLNIQRGVERRRPQEIQSVQQRFDPQQFNFCRIQPEEILFCMTRSCTPSMEGAPFILVVINISPLQFGHSLLIPEPALSLPQILTPEVLHFGLDALLLSAHPGFRIGFNSLGAFASVNHLHLHGYYLDWELLVESAPCMPLLPEANFYLLQGVPAPGFLFYSDGQQLEKLTHQIGQVTNYLVKKEIAHNLFITRGATPRGPIRSGARPGIRIIVWARKACFGIKEESAFNVALCELAGHLPIKTAKDFEGLTEASAIHTIQKYLLSDFQFAKLQCELVDLLKG, from the exons ATGCGTGAGGCAGGGCAACGACAGCCTGGCCTGGAAGCACCCCAGAGCATTGGCAGCAtttggagccctccatctggaagcactcagaA GCCTGCAGCAGAACCTCAAGCTGTCTCCAGCATGGCAATGGGGCTGGGCACTACAAGCCAGGATCCACTGAGCCCCCAATCACAGGACGGGCCTGCCCTCTCCTCTGCAGAAGTCTTTGTATATGATGAGGGGGACTTTGTGCTGCATGGAGCGGAGTGGCAGGGAAACGGCCTGTGTGGACTGGCCAGGGGCCCCCTGTCCCGCTTTGACAGAGCCCTGCAGTTGGGCTGGAAGGACAGACTGAATAGGGGGCTCTTCCGCTACCACTTGGGGGAGCTACAGACCCGGATCCTGCCAGGGACGGTAGGGTTTGTGGCCCAGCTCAATATCCaaaggggggtggagagaagaagaCCCCAGGAGATCCAAAGTGTCCAACAGAGATTTGACCCTCAGCAGTTCAATTTCTGTAGGATCCAACCCGAGGAGATTCTTTTCTGCATGACCAGGAGCTGCACTCCCTCAATGGAAGGTGCTCCCTTTATCCTCGTAGTGATTAACATCAGCCCTCTGCAGTTTGGACACAGCCTTCTGATCCCCGAACCTGCACTCTCGTTGCCCCAGATCCTCACACCGGAGGTCCTTCACTTTGGCCTGGATGCCCTGCTCCTCAGTGCCCATCCTGGATTCCGCATTGGTTTCAACAGCCTTGGGGCTTTTGCCTCTGTCAATCACTTGCATCTGCATGGTTATTATCTGGACTGGGAGCTGCTGGTTGAATCTGCCCCCTGCATGCCCCTTTTGCCTGAAGCAAACTTCTATCTACTGCAGGGGGTCCCAGCTCCCGGCTTCCTCTTCTACAGTGATGGGCAGCAGTTAGAGAAGTTGACACACCAAATTGGCCAAGTTACCAACTACCTGGTAAAGAAGGAGATTGCACACAACCTGTTTATAACCCGGGGTGCTACACCCAGGGGACCCATTCGCTCAGGAGCTCGGCCTGGGATCCGGATCATTGTCTGGGCTAGGAAAGCCTGCTTTGGTATCAAAGAAGAGTCTGCATTCAATGTAGCCCTCTGTGAGCTGGCAGGCCACCTGCCCATCAAAACTGCCAAAGATTTTGAGGGCCTCACAGAGGCATCAGCTATTCACACAATTCAGAAATACCTCCTCTCAGACTTTCAGTTTGCCAAACTACAATGTGAGCTAGTGGACCTCCTCAAAGGGTAG